The Polycladomyces subterraneus genome includes a window with the following:
- the aceA gene encoding isocitrate lyase, translating to MIDQAEVKKLKEEWENDERWKGIERPYQPEDVLRLRGSIQIEYTLARKGAERLWHLLHTEHHVKALGALTGNQAVQQVKAGLKAIYLSGWQVAADANLAGQMYPDQSLYPANSVPHVVKRINQALQRADQIEHAEGKSDTYWFAPIVADAEAGFGGPLNVFELMKSMIEAGAAGVHFEDQLSSEKKCGHLGGKVLLPTQQAIRNLVAARLAADVMGVPTVLIARTDANAAQLITSDIDPRDREFITGERTPEGFFRTQGGLDAAIARGLAYAPYADLIWCETSEPNLEEARRFAEAIHEKFPGKLLAYNCSPSFNWKKKLDDDTIARFQHELGEMGYKFQFITLAGFHTLNHSMFELARKYRDHGMTAYAELQQAEFASEKYGYTATRHQREVGTGYFDEVSMVISGGNASTTALAGSTEAEQFTA from the coding sequence ATGATCGATCAAGCCGAAGTGAAAAAATTGAAGGAAGAATGGGAAAACGACGAGCGTTGGAAAGGGATTGAACGTCCGTATCAACCGGAAGACGTCCTTCGTCTGCGTGGTTCCATTCAAATCGAGTACACGTTGGCCCGCAAAGGCGCCGAACGCCTGTGGCATTTGCTCCATACTGAGCACCATGTGAAGGCCTTAGGCGCGTTGACCGGGAACCAAGCAGTTCAACAAGTCAAGGCAGGATTAAAAGCGATCTACCTGAGCGGCTGGCAAGTGGCGGCGGACGCCAACCTGGCCGGTCAGATGTACCCGGATCAAAGCCTGTATCCGGCCAACAGCGTGCCGCATGTGGTGAAACGGATCAACCAGGCGTTGCAACGGGCTGACCAAATCGAACATGCGGAAGGAAAATCCGACACGTATTGGTTTGCTCCGATCGTGGCCGACGCAGAAGCGGGATTTGGCGGTCCGCTCAACGTATTTGAGCTGATGAAAAGCATGATCGAAGCGGGGGCCGCAGGGGTTCACTTCGAGGATCAGTTGTCCTCCGAAAAGAAATGCGGTCACCTGGGCGGAAAAGTGCTCCTGCCGACGCAACAGGCGATTCGCAATTTGGTCGCCGCCCGTCTCGCCGCTGACGTGATGGGTGTCCCCACCGTGCTGATCGCCCGGACGGATGCCAACGCTGCCCAATTGATCACCAGCGATATCGATCCGCGCGATCGGGAATTTATCACAGGCGAGCGGACACCGGAAGGCTTCTTCCGCACGCAGGGCGGATTGGACGCCGCGATCGCCCGCGGATTGGCCTATGCACCGTACGCCGATTTGATCTGGTGTGAGACGTCCGAGCCTAACCTGGAAGAAGCCCGTCGCTTTGCCGAGGCGATTCACGAGAAGTTCCCGGGCAAATTGCTCGCCTACAACTGCTCGCCCTCGTTCAACTGGAAGAAAAAGTTGGACGACGACACGATTGCCCGTTTCCAACACGAGTTGGGCGAAATGGGCTACAAGTTCCAATTCATTACGCTGGCCGGGTTCCACACGCTCAACCACAGCATGTTTGAGTTGGCACGCAAATACCGCGACCATGGCATGACGGCCTACGCCGAATTGCAACAGGCCGAGTTTGCCAGCGAGAAATACGGTTACACGGCCACGCGCCATCAGCGTGAAGTGGGGACCGGTTACTTCGACGAGGTGTCGATGGTGATCTCCGGCGGTAACGCCTCGACGACGGCACTGGCGGGATCGACCGAAGCCGAGCAATTCACTGCCTGA
- a CDS encoding sugar ABC transporter ATP-binding protein, with the protein MQIEMKNISKSFNGVPVLKNVQLSILPGEVHALMGENGAGKSTLVKILTGVYEKDAGTIFINGKETVFRNPKQAEEAGIAFIHQELNIWPNLTVAENLFLGREHQYGKTGILKNKEMNRLAEERLAHLGMEIKATTLAGNLSVGQQQMIEIAKALMTNAEVIIMDEPTSALTDREIDTLFKVIQKLKKQGVSFIYISHRMEEIFHLCDRITILRDGQYIATKPIKETSMDEVVRFMVGRTLGERFPQLTHQAKDVFLEVKQLTKRGVFENISFHVRQGEILGVAGLMGAGRTEIMKAIFGFSPADKGEIFIQGKRVRIKNPHDAIRHEIGFVTEDRKSEGLILHFSIRENIALPNLKRFSSYGWISEQEEKTFVEELVQKLSVKTTGISQPVKSLSGGNQQKVVLAKWLGIEPKLLILDEPTRGVDIGAKKEIYFLIQQLAERGVAIIMVSSELPELLSMCNRIMVIHEGRISGFLDREEATQETIMNLATGGK; encoded by the coding sequence ATGCAAATCGAGATGAAAAATATCTCCAAATCGTTTAACGGCGTTCCCGTACTGAAGAATGTGCAGCTTTCGATCCTCCCCGGGGAAGTTCACGCACTGATGGGCGAGAACGGGGCTGGTAAGTCCACGTTGGTGAAAATTTTGACCGGTGTCTACGAAAAGGATGCCGGAACCATTTTTATCAACGGTAAGGAAACTGTTTTCAGAAATCCCAAACAGGCCGAAGAAGCCGGCATCGCTTTTATTCATCAGGAGCTGAACATTTGGCCCAACCTGACCGTGGCCGAAAATCTCTTTTTGGGCCGGGAACATCAATACGGAAAAACAGGTATCCTCAAAAACAAGGAAATGAACCGGTTGGCGGAAGAGAGACTGGCCCATTTGGGTATGGAGATCAAGGCTACCACCTTGGCCGGAAACCTATCTGTTGGTCAGCAACAAATGATTGAAATCGCCAAAGCACTCATGACCAATGCTGAAGTGATCATCATGGACGAGCCAACATCGGCTTTGACCGATCGCGAAATCGATACCTTGTTCAAGGTGATTCAAAAACTGAAGAAACAGGGTGTCTCCTTCATCTATATCTCCCACCGGATGGAGGAAATCTTCCATCTATGTGACCGGATCACGATTTTGCGTGATGGGCAATATATCGCCACCAAACCGATCAAGGAAACCTCCATGGATGAAGTGGTGCGATTCATGGTGGGAAGAACCCTTGGGGAACGTTTTCCTCAGTTGACCCATCAGGCCAAGGACGTCTTTTTGGAAGTGAAACAATTGACCAAACGCGGGGTATTTGAAAATATTTCTTTCCATGTTCGGCAAGGGGAAATTCTCGGCGTGGCCGGCCTGATGGGAGCCGGACGAACCGAAATCATGAAGGCGATCTTCGGTTTCTCCCCAGCTGACAAAGGGGAAATCTTCATTCAAGGCAAGCGGGTTCGCATCAAAAATCCGCACGATGCCATCCGTCATGAAATCGGGTTCGTAACAGAAGACCGCAAATCAGAAGGGCTGATCCTCCATTTTTCTATCCGTGAGAACATCGCTCTTCCCAACCTGAAGCGCTTCAGCTCCTACGGCTGGATTTCCGAACAAGAGGAAAAGACGTTTGTGGAAGAGTTGGTGCAAAAGTTAAGTGTGAAAACAACCGGAATCTCGCAACCAGTCAAATCCTTAAGTGGCGGAAACCAGCAAAAAGTGGTGCTCGCCAAATGGTTGGGAATTGAACCCAAACTATTGATCCTGGATGAACCAACCCGCGGCGTGGACATCGGAGCTAAAAAAGAGATTTATTTCTTGATTCAGCAATTGGCCGAACGTGGCGTGGCGATCATCATGGTCTCGTCGGAACTCCCTGAACTGCTTAGCATGTGCAACCGCATCATGGTGATTCATGAAGGCAGGATCAGCGGTTTTCTGGATCGTGAAGAAGCGACGCAAGAAACGATCATGAATCTGGCAACTGGAGGAAAATGA
- a CDS encoding ABC transporter ATP-binding protein — MRIEWSHVSKIFRMKPKQKGRISSRIPTPSIGLLDFSATVRPGITAVLGPKGSGKSTLLRLTAMQLVPDDGSVTYRSDDGSFCMWSKSGAAMADDPMLAQVKQRIGYVPPLRKMDHTISVEHSLMYLAQTRRVPNPKRRAMELIAQWGLGSVRRVPLHELKPGELKRFFLAKSLLSDPVIWLLDEPEIGLDEMGRVLLEKALASQPKHRITMLATQDMDLAEWASDLLLMEGGSCRRYGRKRWLTAGVPQGTVKAWYDWMQIFSQYLNQSHS, encoded by the coding sequence TTGCGGATCGAGTGGTCCCATGTCAGTAAAATATTCCGTATGAAGCCGAAGCAGAAAGGTCGTATCTCATCCCGGATACCGACGCCTTCGATTGGTTTGCTCGATTTTTCCGCGACCGTTCGGCCCGGCATCACCGCTGTTCTGGGTCCAAAAGGTTCGGGCAAAAGCACATTGTTGCGCCTGACGGCGATGCAGTTGGTACCGGATGACGGAAGCGTGACGTATCGCAGCGATGACGGCTCGTTCTGCATGTGGTCAAAATCCGGTGCGGCGATGGCAGATGATCCGATGCTGGCGCAGGTGAAACAGCGCATCGGTTATGTGCCGCCGCTTCGAAAAATGGATCACACCATTTCGGTCGAACATTCTCTGATGTATCTGGCGCAAACACGTCGGGTACCCAATCCCAAAAGGCGGGCCATGGAACTGATCGCACAATGGGGACTTGGTTCCGTTCGTCGCGTCCCGCTCCATGAGTTAAAGCCGGGTGAACTGAAACGTTTCTTTTTGGCGAAAAGTCTGTTGTCCGACCCGGTGATCTGGTTGCTGGACGAACCGGAAATCGGTTTGGATGAGATGGGAAGGGTGCTGTTGGAGAAGGCGCTGGCAAGCCAACCGAAACATCGCATCACGATGTTGGCCACCCAGGATATGGACCTGGCCGAATGGGCATCGGATTTGTTGCTGATGGAAGGGGGCTCCTGCCGGCGATATGGGCGAAAACGCTGGCTGACTGCCGGTGTGCCACAGGGCACGGTAAAAGCGTGGTATGATTGGATGCAAATATTTTCTCAGTATTTAAATCAAAGCCATTCATAA
- a CDS encoding fructosamine kinase family protein: MHSQTDMSTLHEALQTVGEIPDSIVSVQPISGGSISRAFQVETYKHLYFFKWKQGAPDGFFRAERDGLRLLADAGARVPEVYAFRDGHDGWILMEWIPASGAGGSSRRVAEALGRMLATLHSHRREAYGLDADNFIGPLPQANGWMDSWTNFYRERRLLPQIELAARQHRLPSTRAKRLNRLLDRLEEWLDVPDIRPALLHGDLWGGNWMTGKEGLPWLIDPATFYGHREVDMAMTELFGGFPSAFYESYQEVYPLEPGYEERKPLYQLYYLLVHLNLFGESYGPDIDRICLRYVG, encoded by the coding sequence ATGCACTCCCAAACGGACATGTCCACTTTGCATGAGGCGTTGCAAACCGTCGGTGAAATTCCTGATTCCATCGTATCCGTTCAACCGATTTCCGGGGGCAGTATCAGTCGTGCCTTTCAGGTTGAGACTTACAAGCATCTCTACTTTTTTAAATGGAAACAGGGTGCCCCCGACGGTTTTTTCCGTGCCGAACGGGACGGGCTTCGTTTGTTGGCCGATGCGGGCGCTCGTGTCCCTGAGGTGTACGCATTCCGTGATGGGCATGACGGTTGGATTTTGATGGAGTGGATTCCCGCATCGGGTGCGGGAGGCTCCTCCCGCCGCGTTGCCGAAGCATTGGGTAGAATGCTGGCCACGCTTCATTCTCATCGGAGGGAAGCGTACGGCTTGGATGCGGACAATTTCATCGGACCGCTCCCGCAAGCCAACGGTTGGATGGACAGCTGGACCAACTTTTACCGTGAGCGACGGTTGCTCCCACAGATCGAGCTGGCCGCCCGGCAACACCGCCTTCCCTCTACAAGGGCGAAACGATTAAACAGACTCTTGGATCGCCTAGAGGAATGGCTGGATGTCCCCGACATCCGTCCCGCATTGCTTCATGGTGATTTGTGGGGCGGCAACTGGATGACAGGAAAAGAAGGACTGCCTTGGCTGATCGACCCGGCGACATTTTACGGTCATCGGGAAGTGGACATGGCCATGACCGAGCTTTTCGGTGGCTTTCCATCGGCTTTTTACGAGTCCTACCAAGAGGTGTATCCACTGGAGCCGGGTTACGAGGAGCGAAAGCCACTTTACCAACTCTATTACTTGTTGGTGCATCTTAATTTGTTTGGTGAATCATACGGCCCTGATATCGACCGTATTTGCTTGCGGTACGTGGGATAA
- a CDS encoding MDR family MFS transporter produces the protein MDMGGWGRSWSQYHPLVWVLVGGTIFSRAAMFMSLPFLTIYLAQHTEIDPALAGLTVGLGPLAGTLCGFIGGNLSDQFGRRTVMVTAMFLWAGVYIGFAVAEQIVLFMLLNLLNGVCRSFFEPTSQALMADITPPERRIRVFGFRYLAINLGAVIGPLIGAVTGILAGKTAFLITGSVYFVYAWLLLLMLNRYRHDLTSHVAHTKRERVGMRAAFQVVRNDAALRFFLAGAILANIGYAQIETTLSLYLKQNVVNGELLFSILLAINAGLVVILQMLLTRWTEKRPILQSLLIGTLLFAAGMGCFAVGQHGAWFVVGMVILTVGEILIFPTNSLFIDRLAPDHLRGTYFGANGFQGLGFFLGPSLGGGLVQRLGGHWGFAVIGLVVVCAIYFYWMGMRVYQNRSRQFPHETSVVSSSVTKEKLHV, from the coding sequence ATGGACATGGGGGGTTGGGGGAGGAGTTGGAGTCAATATCATCCCTTGGTGTGGGTCTTGGTGGGAGGAACAATCTTTTCGCGGGCGGCTATGTTTATGAGCCTGCCATTTTTGACCATTTATCTCGCGCAACATACGGAGATAGATCCGGCGCTGGCGGGGCTGACGGTGGGCTTGGGACCCTTGGCGGGGACACTTTGCGGCTTTATCGGCGGGAATCTTTCGGATCAGTTCGGCAGGCGTACGGTGATGGTAACGGCCATGTTCCTATGGGCAGGGGTGTACATAGGGTTTGCCGTTGCCGAACAAATTGTTCTTTTTATGTTGCTCAACCTGCTGAACGGTGTGTGCCGTTCCTTCTTTGAGCCGACTTCGCAAGCGTTGATGGCAGATATCACTCCTCCGGAACGGAGAATCCGGGTATTTGGATTTCGTTACCTGGCGATCAACTTGGGAGCTGTCATCGGTCCTCTGATTGGCGCAGTGACGGGAATTCTGGCCGGAAAGACAGCGTTTCTGATCACGGGATCCGTCTACTTCGTTTACGCGTGGCTCTTGTTGTTGATGTTGAACCGTTACCGCCATGATTTGACGTCCCATGTCGCACATACGAAGCGGGAACGCGTCGGGATGCGGGCCGCATTTCAGGTGGTGCGGAACGATGCGGCATTGAGGTTCTTTTTGGCCGGGGCGATCTTGGCCAATATCGGATACGCCCAAATCGAAACAACGCTTTCGTTGTACTTGAAGCAAAACGTGGTAAATGGGGAATTGTTGTTTTCCATACTGTTGGCGATCAATGCCGGGTTGGTCGTTATTTTACAGATGCTCTTGACCCGGTGGACTGAGAAACGCCCCATTCTGCAAAGCCTGCTGATCGGTACGCTCCTGTTCGCTGCCGGAATGGGTTGTTTCGCTGTCGGGCAACATGGGGCTTGGTTTGTCGTCGGCATGGTGATACTGACCGTGGGGGAAATCCTGATCTTCCCCACCAACAGCTTGTTCATCGATCGGCTGGCACCCGATCATTTGCGGGGGACATACTTCGGTGCCAACGGCTTTCAGGGATTGGGATTTTTTTTGGGGCCGTCTCTGGGCGGGGGGCTTGTTCAGCGGTTGGGCGGACACTGGGGATTTGCCGTGATTGGGTTGGTGGTGGTCTGTGCGATTTACTTTTATTGGATGGGGATGCGTGTTTATCAAAACCGCTCACGTCAGTTTCCACACGAGACATCGGTTGTCTCCTCTTCGGTGACGAAGGAAAAATTGCATGTTTAG
- the thiC gene encoding phosphomethylpyrimidine synthase ThiC: MSKTFTFPNSKKVYIQGSRPDIRVPMREITLSPTTGRNGEEVPNEPVRVYDTSGPYTDPNVETNIRKGLPPLRRPWILERGDVEEYEGREVKPVDDGYRSKDPLENEDLKRLKRRPLRAKKGKIVTQMHYAKKGIITPEMEFVALRENVDPEFVRQEVAAGRAIIPANINHPESEPMIIGKNFHVKVNANIGNSAVTSSIEEEVEKMRWATHWGADTLMDLSTGKNIHTTREWIIRNCPVPVGTVPIYQALEKVNGKPEDLTWEVYRDTLIEQAEQGVDYFTIHAGVLLRYIPLTANRVTGIVSRGGSIMAAWCLAHHEENFLYTHFREICEILAAYDISVSLGDGLRPGSIADANDEAQFAELKTLGELTKIAWEYDVQVMIEGPGHVPMHKIKENVDLQQKICHEAPFYTLGPLTTDIAPGYDHITSAIGAAMIGWFGTAMLCYVTPKEHLGLPNKDDVKEGVIAYKIAAHAADLAKGHPGAQKRDDALSKARFEFRWIDQFNLSLDPERAMAFHDETLPAEPAKTAHFCSMCGPKFCSMRITQDIREYAQEKGLDLGAAAEEGMKEKAKEFRETGAEIYR, from the coding sequence ATGTCGAAAACTTTTACGTTCCCCAATAGCAAAAAGGTGTACATCCAAGGTTCTCGCCCGGACATTCGCGTCCCCATGCGGGAAATCACCCTTTCTCCCACGACGGGGCGGAACGGCGAAGAGGTACCAAACGAACCGGTTCGCGTCTATGACACGAGCGGGCCCTACACGGACCCGAATGTGGAAACCAACATTCGTAAAGGGCTTCCCCCCTTGCGCCGTCCCTGGATTTTAGAGCGGGGCGACGTGGAGGAGTATGAAGGCCGGGAAGTGAAACCGGTCGATGACGGCTATCGCTCCAAAGATCCGCTGGAAAACGAGGATTTGAAACGTCTGAAACGTCGCCCGCTCCGGGCGAAAAAAGGTAAAATCGTCACGCAGATGCATTATGCCAAAAAAGGCATCATCACCCCCGAGATGGAATTCGTTGCATTGCGGGAAAATGTGGACCCTGAGTTCGTCCGGCAGGAAGTGGCGGCAGGTCGGGCAATCATCCCGGCCAACATCAACCATCCAGAATCCGAGCCGATGATTATCGGGAAAAATTTTCATGTGAAGGTGAACGCCAACATCGGGAATTCGGCCGTGACCTCTTCCATCGAAGAAGAAGTGGAAAAAATGCGGTGGGCCACCCATTGGGGTGCCGATACGCTGATGGACTTGTCCACCGGGAAAAACATCCATACCACCCGTGAATGGATCATCCGCAACTGTCCGGTCCCGGTCGGAACCGTTCCGATTTATCAGGCGCTGGAAAAGGTGAACGGAAAACCGGAAGATCTCACGTGGGAGGTCTATCGCGACACCCTGATCGAACAGGCGGAACAAGGGGTGGACTACTTCACCATTCACGCCGGGGTGCTGTTGCGCTACATCCCGCTGACCGCCAACCGCGTCACCGGCATCGTCTCCCGCGGAGGATCGATCATGGCAGCCTGGTGTCTCGCCCATCACGAAGAGAACTTCCTGTACACGCATTTCCGTGAGATTTGCGAGATTCTAGCCGCGTACGACATCTCCGTCTCGCTCGGCGACGGATTGCGTCCGGGATCGATCGCCGACGCCAATGACGAAGCACAATTTGCCGAACTGAAAACCCTGGGCGAGCTGACCAAGATCGCGTGGGAATACGACGTTCAAGTGATGATCGAAGGCCCCGGTCACGTGCCGATGCACAAAATCAAAGAAAACGTGGACCTGCAGCAGAAAATCTGCCACGAGGCTCCGTTCTACACGCTAGGTCCGCTGACCACCGACATCGCGCCGGGATACGACCACATCACCTCGGCGATCGGCGCAGCCATGATCGGTTGGTTCGGCACAGCGATGTTGTGCTACGTTACACCGAAAGAGCATCTGGGCTTGCCCAACAAAGACGACGTGAAAGAAGGCGTCATCGCCTACAAGATCGCCGCCCACGCCGCCGATCTGGCCAAAGGGCATCCCGGCGCGCAGAAACGGGATGACGCCTTGTCCAAAGCGCGCTTCGAGTTCCGCTGGATTGACCAGTTCAATCTCTCGCTCGATCCGGAGCGGGCCATGGCCTTCCACGACGAAACGCTTCCGGCAGAACCGGCCAAAACGGCGCACTTCTGCTCGATGTGCGGTCCCAAGTTCTGCAGCATGCGCATCACGCAAGATATCCGCGAATACGCACAGGAAAAAGGATTGGACCTGGGAGCGGCCGCAGAAGAGGGCATGAAGGAAAAAGCGAAAGAGTTTCGTGAAACGGGTGCGGAAATCTATCGGTGA
- the rbsB gene encoding ribose ABC transporter substrate-binding protein RbsB — protein MKRWLIVLLVSMVGLVGCSLQSPGSAGHETGKKSGPYTIGLSLSTLNNPFFVSLKEGAEKKAKALGMKVITVDAQNSSAKQTNDIEDLIQKQVDLIIINPTDSDAVVSAVQAANDANIPVITVDRAANQGKVVSHIASNNVAGGKMAGQYLLSLVGKGANVVELEGIPGSSAARERGQGFEQAVKGQLHIVTKQTANFDRAQGLSVMENILQGNQNIKGVFAQNDEMALGALEALKAAGMKDVKVVGFDATPDAVAAVKRGEMAATIAQKPAIMGERAIETAKQYLEGKKVSPKISISLDLIKQ, from the coding sequence ATGAAACGTTGGCTCATCGTTCTGTTGGTCAGTATGGTTGGCTTGGTCGGTTGTTCCCTGCAATCACCTGGTTCTGCTGGTCACGAAACCGGAAAAAAATCCGGACCTTATACCATCGGTTTGTCCTTGTCCACTTTGAACAATCCGTTTTTTGTCAGCTTAAAAGAAGGGGCAGAGAAAAAAGCCAAAGCGTTGGGCATGAAAGTGATTACGGTGGATGCGCAAAACAGCTCTGCCAAACAAACGAATGACATTGAAGATTTGATCCAAAAACAAGTCGATTTGATCATCATCAATCCCACCGACTCTGATGCGGTCGTTTCGGCTGTCCAAGCGGCCAATGACGCCAACATCCCCGTGATCACGGTTGATCGTGCTGCCAATCAGGGCAAAGTTGTCTCCCACATCGCGTCCAACAATGTGGCTGGCGGTAAAATGGCGGGACAATATTTGTTAAGCTTGGTAGGCAAGGGGGCCAATGTTGTCGAGTTGGAAGGGATTCCCGGTTCTTCCGCCGCCCGTGAACGAGGTCAAGGGTTTGAGCAAGCGGTGAAAGGCCAGCTCCATATTGTAACCAAACAAACGGCCAACTTTGACCGGGCACAAGGGTTATCCGTCATGGAAAACATTTTGCAAGGTAATCAAAACATCAAAGGCGTTTTTGCCCAAAATGATGAGATGGCCTTGGGAGCCCTGGAAGCCTTAAAAGCGGCAGGGATGAAAGACGTAAAAGTGGTCGGATTTGATGCCACTCCCGATGCTGTCGCCGCTGTCAAGAGAGGGGAAATGGCTGCCACTATTGCCCAAAAGCCTGCCATCATGGGTGAAAGAGCGATCGAAACGGCCAAACAGTACTTGGAAGGAAAAAAAGTCAGCCCCAAAATTTCGATCAGCTTGGACTTGATCAAGCAATAA
- the aceB gene encoding malate synthase A, whose product MPTQTTQYAEGVEVERVTPTFAEILTPEAVAFVAGLERKFGRRRIELLQRRAERQKRFDAGEKPGFLPETEEIRKGDWKIAPVPEDLQDRRVEITGPAGDRKMVINALNSGAKVFMADFEDANSPTWENTVGGQIHLRDAIRRQIDFVTPEGKAYKLKEKTATLIVRPRGWHLVEKHMKVDGKPVSASLFDFGLYFFHNARALMERGTGPYFYLPKMESHLEARLWNDVFVYAQEQLGIPRGTIKATVLIETILAAFEMDEILYELREHAAGLNCGRWDYIFSYIKTLRNHPEVILPDRGDVTMTVPFMRAYTQLTIKTCHKRGAHAIGGMAAQIPVKNDPEANERALQKVREDKEREARDGHDGTWVAHPGLVPVAMEVFDRLMSTANQVNRQRDDVKVTAEDLLEVPTGAITEQGLRNNISVGIQYLEAWLRGYGAVAINHLMEDAATAEISRAQVWQWIRHPKGVLDDGRKVTIEMVETLLQEELAKIREQVGEETFQNGRYELAAQLFMEWTRQDELIDFLTLPAYQYLD is encoded by the coding sequence GTGCCGACACAGACGACACAGTATGCGGAAGGAGTCGAGGTGGAACGGGTTACCCCGACGTTTGCGGAAATCCTGACGCCGGAAGCAGTGGCATTTGTGGCCGGGTTGGAACGGAAATTCGGCAGGCGGCGAATCGAGCTGCTTCAGCGGCGAGCTGAGCGGCAAAAACGGTTTGATGCTGGCGAGAAGCCGGGGTTTCTCCCGGAGACGGAGGAGATCCGCAAAGGGGACTGGAAGATCGCACCCGTGCCCGAGGATTTGCAGGATCGTCGGGTGGAAATCACCGGACCCGCAGGGGACCGTAAGATGGTGATCAACGCGCTCAATTCCGGTGCGAAGGTATTCATGGCCGACTTTGAAGATGCCAACTCGCCCACTTGGGAAAACACGGTGGGAGGCCAGATTCACCTGCGGGACGCGATCCGCCGTCAGATCGATTTCGTCACGCCTGAAGGCAAAGCGTACAAACTGAAGGAAAAAACGGCCACCCTGATCGTACGGCCGCGCGGTTGGCATCTGGTAGAAAAGCATATGAAGGTGGACGGAAAACCGGTGTCGGCCAGTCTATTCGACTTCGGCCTCTACTTTTTCCACAATGCCCGGGCGTTGATGGAGAGAGGAACCGGTCCCTATTTCTACCTTCCCAAAATGGAGAGTCATTTGGAAGCGCGGCTATGGAACGACGTATTCGTGTATGCGCAGGAGCAGTTGGGCATTCCGCGAGGCACCATCAAGGCGACGGTATTGATCGAAACGATTCTGGCCGCGTTTGAGATGGATGAAATCCTATACGAATTGCGGGAACACGCGGCTGGTCTCAACTGTGGCCGCTGGGACTATATTTTCAGTTATATCAAAACCCTGCGCAATCACCCCGAAGTCATTTTACCCGACCGGGGCGATGTGACGATGACGGTCCCTTTCATGCGGGCATACACCCAGCTGACCATCAAAACCTGCCACAAGCGGGGGGCTCATGCGATCGGCGGGATGGCCGCGCAGATCCCGGTGAAAAATGACCCGGAAGCCAATGAGCGGGCGCTGCAAAAGGTGCGCGAGGACAAGGAGCGGGAAGCGCGCGACGGACACGACGGCACGTGGGTGGCTCACCCGGGACTGGTGCCGGTGGCGATGGAAGTGTTTGACCGGTTGATGTCGACGGCCAACCAAGTGAACCGTCAGCGTGATGACGTAAAAGTGACGGCGGAAGATTTGCTGGAAGTGCCGACAGGAGCCATCACGGAACAGGGTTTGCGCAATAACATTTCCGTGGGGATACAGTACCTGGAAGCATGGCTGAGAGGATATGGGGCTGTGGCCATCAACCACCTGATGGAGGATGCCGCCACCGCGGAAATTTCACGAGCGCAGGTATGGCAGTGGATTCGTCATCCCAAAGGTGTACTTGATGACGGGCGGAAGGTGACGATAGAGATGGTAGAAACGTTGTTACAGGAAGAATTGGCTAAAATCCGGGAACAAGTGGGAGAAGAAACTTTCCAAAACGGACGATATGAACTGGCGGCCCAATTGTTTATGGAGTGGACCCGACAGGATGAGTTAATCGATTTTCTCACCCTGCCAGCCTATCAATATCTGGACTAA
- a CDS encoding methyltransferase family protein, with translation MGLPLVRMAPWIVGVFFGFWLLYGWMTSRGNQKSRESSPVFYRIHLLIVTLAITVSVTHLPGWWGVRPFSPANWSLWTGWILLVSGMIWAVWARLHLGKHWSSAVQLREYQQIVQTGPYRWVRHPIYTGIILISLGLNLINPQWTGFLGWILLVSSYWVKSGLEEKMLVTQFGDEYRTYQRRSRRLIPWIL, from the coding sequence ATGGGATTGCCGTTGGTGCGCATGGCCCCCTGGATAGTTGGTGTCTTCTTCGGCTTCTGGTTGTTGTACGGATGGATGACATCGAGAGGAAATCAAAAAAGCCGTGAGTCATCGCCGGTTTTTTACCGGATTCATCTGTTGATCGTCACGTTGGCCATCACGGTCAGTGTGACACACCTTCCCGGCTGGTGGGGAGTCCGTCCGTTTTCACCCGCCAACTGGTCGTTGTGGACAGGATGGATTCTGCTGGTGTCGGGGATGATCTGGGCGGTATGGGCGCGTTTGCATCTCGGCAAACATTGGAGCTCCGCTGTTCAGTTGCGCGAATATCAGCAGATCGTGCAAACCGGGCCTTACCGCTGGGTCCGACATCCCATCTACACCGGCATCATCCTGATCTCCTTGGGATTGAACCTGATCAACCCGCAGTGGACAGGGTTTCTGGGGTGGATCCTTTTGGTCTCTTCTTATTGGGTGAAAAGTGGATTAGAAGAAAAGATGCTGGTTACACAATTCGGCGATGAATACCGGACATATCAACGGCGATCCCGTCGGCTCATTCCCTGGATTCTGTGA